In the genome of Paenibacillus sp. FSL R5-0766, one region contains:
- a CDS encoding transglutaminase domain-containing protein, translating to MGKNGKRIITILLAGCLIAVALPRTVDLDQLYAASGTSDISTATDLRQTLLTAMSQRTEELVFTYKGNVKGLKKQLQTSIDEAMKSDPYIQYTVKSYAFNYKGSNVSAEVHVTLSYRETKEQTDYVNRKVTNVLKEIIKPGMTDHEKVKVIHDWIVLNLSYDTSLKKYTAYDGLVTGSTVCQGYSLLAYRMLERVGIDNRIVEGTAGGQLHAWNIVNLDGKWYHMDTTWDDPTPDRKGKVSHSYYLLSDDEMARDHIWTGKSKYPAAPAPYREALLKLVKAGDSKKAAYQKLYHALDYSLYDEQDAVKGHAALKTKVQSKLKEGGTSLTFRYKGTEAGLIEDLQDLYQLGMKSISYYVSKMEGTADLRVKINWTL from the coding sequence ATGGGTAAGAACGGGAAACGAATTATCACCATACTGCTGGCAGGCTGTCTGATTGCTGTAGCATTACCACGTACGGTTGATCTGGATCAACTGTATGCTGCATCAGGAACATCAGATATATCCACGGCAACAGATTTGCGCCAGACCTTGCTTACCGCAATGTCACAGCGAACGGAGGAACTTGTTTTTACATACAAAGGCAATGTGAAAGGCCTCAAAAAACAATTACAAACCTCCATCGATGAGGCAATGAAGAGTGACCCCTATATCCAATATACCGTTAAAAGTTATGCATTTAATTATAAAGGCTCCAATGTGTCGGCTGAGGTGCATGTGACTCTCTCCTATCGGGAGACCAAGGAGCAGACCGATTATGTGAATCGTAAAGTCACAAACGTGTTGAAAGAAATCATTAAACCCGGCATGACGGATCATGAGAAGGTCAAGGTCATCCATGACTGGATTGTGCTTAACCTTTCCTACGATACCTCTCTGAAGAAATATACGGCCTATGACGGGCTTGTTACAGGCAGTACCGTCTGTCAGGGATATTCACTGTTGGCATATCGGATGCTGGAGCGAGTAGGTATCGATAACCGGATTGTGGAAGGTACAGCGGGCGGGCAGCTTCATGCCTGGAATATCGTGAACCTGGACGGCAAGTGGTATCACATGGACACGACCTGGGATGATCCTACCCCTGACCGCAAAGGGAAGGTTAGCCACAGCTATTATTTGCTGAGTGATGATGAGATGGCACGTGACCATATCTGGACAGGCAAAAGCAAGTACCCTGCTGCGCCAGCCCCATATCGGGAAGCTTTACTGAAGCTGGTGAAGGCTGGAGATAGCAAAAAGGCTGCCTATCAGAAGCTGTACCACGCTCTGGACTATTCCCTGTATGATGAACAGGACGCTGTTAAAGGCCATGCTGCGCTGAAGACCAAAGTTCAGAGTAAGCTGAAGGAAGGCGGAACCTCGCTCACGTTTAGGTACAAGGGTACGGAGGCTGGACTGATTGAAGATTTGCAGGATTTGTACCAGCTTGGCATGAAATCGATATCTTATTATGTGTCCAAAATGGAAGGTACTGCGGATTTGCGCGTCAAAATTAACTGGACACTATAA
- a CDS encoding S-layer homology domain-containing protein, whose translation MSLNWKFNVRFKMFTAKAATAAMATLLLASQTPGFAGSASAAQAEQLTEATTGENEQLDATSNDVPEGAKISSRQASENILKLFPLLKKATISSARFDSPNSYPPPDYKAWEIGFQITQGNHTSGFNATVHAGTGEVLSVHLPSDILDKHVSESGVKLTKAQAEEKAVALLYQAIPGLKDSEYAPLGDLYSSIEQESLFGRTEYRYGYQLKHDGLLSDAETVYINVDESGLVTGYSRGTTSAKYPSSKPAASEEKARQQFEEQFDVELAYISKDRLSSKQGQQYYLGYTPKTISIVPIEANTLERINTLTGKAVDEDSLQQDTKLKGDVTPFVPTNGTRLNVQQAANRVTTNFDIPKGYKLEHSQLSKGLYASPNNQVWSLSWSDRSANMSYMFMRDISAQVDAVTGQIYSYTMMQRIGPEMEQEKPAEEKAGKLVTRKQAEKLAMDTVIALVPDATEQFRLSNVIEVDDARIFMFQRYLNGIPVKDDTAQVQVLNNGTINEFYTRIAATPEQLPAEKEPAISYEEAKALYLEEFKLILAYSRYGGYGMNGGQVIPAGVNLAYIPTRDENSIYGNYEALDANTGEWKLLYGDTSSATKGEPTDILGHVAEAALRNMTQHGVLLADEQGRVFPDRVITRGDWFNYLARAINPNMDLYYSGDGDDKLYADVTPDSPYYKAVRALIDQRWLAGADPEQNLNPQEEMTREELAVLLVRILRYEKLAGFYTLPSDLPNIADASAITSKGAVSLSLKLGLLPSIEGRFMPARKVTVAEASQVLERLAKLQGKTDTFMSGNRLY comes from the coding sequence TTGAGTTTGAATTGGAAGTTTAATGTACGTTTCAAAATGTTCACAGCGAAAGCTGCAACGGCAGCGATGGCAACACTGTTACTTGCTTCGCAAACACCAGGTTTTGCAGGCAGTGCATCAGCCGCGCAAGCAGAACAGTTGACTGAAGCGACAACGGGGGAAAATGAACAACTAGACGCAACGAGCAATGACGTGCCCGAGGGAGCGAAAATCTCATCCAGGCAAGCCAGTGAAAATATACTGAAGCTATTTCCTTTGTTAAAGAAAGCAACGATCTCATCTGCACGATTCGATTCACCTAATTCTTATCCACCGCCAGACTACAAGGCATGGGAGATCGGGTTCCAGATTACGCAAGGCAATCATACGTCAGGATTCAATGCAACCGTACATGCAGGCACAGGGGAAGTGTTAAGTGTACATTTGCCGTCGGATATCCTGGATAAACATGTCTCGGAATCAGGTGTGAAGTTAACCAAAGCTCAAGCTGAAGAAAAGGCCGTGGCACTGTTGTACCAAGCGATTCCAGGTCTTAAGGACAGTGAATATGCTCCGCTTGGAGATCTGTATTCTTCCATCGAACAAGAGTCATTGTTTGGCAGAACAGAGTATCGATACGGTTACCAGTTGAAGCATGACGGGTTATTATCTGACGCAGAGACAGTCTACATAAATGTGGATGAAAGTGGTTTGGTGACAGGTTACTCACGAGGTACTACCTCAGCGAAGTATCCTTCATCGAAACCGGCAGCTTCGGAAGAGAAGGCGAGACAGCAGTTTGAAGAACAGTTCGATGTGGAGCTGGCCTATATCTCCAAAGATCGTCTGTCTTCCAAACAAGGTCAGCAGTATTATCTTGGCTACACACCAAAGACTATCAGTATCGTTCCGATTGAAGCCAATACGTTGGAACGAATTAATACATTAACCGGTAAAGCTGTAGATGAAGATTCTTTGCAGCAGGATACGAAGTTGAAAGGTGATGTAACTCCGTTTGTCCCGACCAATGGTACGAGGTTAAATGTACAGCAGGCCGCCAATCGGGTGACTACGAACTTTGATATTCCCAAGGGTTACAAGCTGGAGCACAGCCAGTTAAGCAAGGGATTATATGCAAGTCCGAACAATCAGGTATGGAGTCTGAGCTGGAGCGATCGAAGTGCCAATATGTCCTATATGTTCATGCGGGATATCTCGGCACAGGTAGATGCAGTTACTGGACAGATCTACAGTTATACGATGATGCAACGAATCGGACCGGAGATGGAACAGGAGAAGCCGGCTGAGGAGAAGGCAGGCAAATTGGTAACCCGGAAACAGGCTGAGAAACTGGCGATGGACACAGTGATTGCGCTAGTTCCAGATGCAACGGAGCAGTTCCGCCTATCTAACGTCATTGAGGTAGATGATGCACGTATCTTTATGTTCCAGCGTTACCTGAACGGAATTCCGGTTAAGGATGACACGGCACAAGTACAGGTGCTGAACAACGGAACGATTAACGAATTCTATACGCGTATTGCCGCAACGCCTGAACAACTGCCAGCAGAGAAAGAACCAGCTATCAGTTATGAAGAGGCCAAGGCACTCTATCTGGAGGAGTTCAAGCTGATCCTCGCATATTCCCGTTATGGCGGATATGGTATGAACGGTGGTCAAGTCATCCCGGCGGGGGTGAACCTTGCTTATATACCTACACGTGATGAGAATTCGATCTATGGCAACTATGAAGCGCTGGATGCGAACACAGGAGAGTGGAAGCTTTTATACGGGGACACAAGCTCTGCAACCAAGGGCGAACCTACGGATATCTTGGGTCATGTGGCCGAAGCAGCTCTACGCAATATGACACAACATGGCGTATTGCTTGCTGATGAACAGGGACGCGTATTCCCGGATCGTGTGATCACCCGGGGAGATTGGTTTAACTATCTGGCAAGAGCGATTAATCCAAATATGGATCTGTACTACAGTGGTGACGGAGATGACAAGTTATACGCTGATGTGACACCTGACAGCCCGTATTATAAGGCAGTTCGGGCATTAATCGATCAGCGCTGGCTTGCCGGAGCGGACCCTGAACAGAATTTAAATCCGCAGGAAGAGATGACACGTGAAGAATTGGCAGTGCTGCTTGTACGTATTTTACGCTATGAGAAGCTGGCTGGATTCTACACATTGCCATCGGATCTTCCCAACATTGCGGATGCCAGTGCCATTACGAGTAAGGGAGCGGTTTCCCTGAGTTTGAAGCTGGGATTGCTTCCTTCCATTGAAGGACGATTCATGCCTGCACGCAAAGTGACGGTAGCTGAAGCGTCACAGGTATTGGAACGGCTGGCGAAGCTTCAAGGTAAGACAGATACGTTTATGAGTGGTAATCGTCTGTATTAG
- a CDS encoding alpha/beta hydrolase: MKAKTMIGGMLAVAAVTAGGLWKAAVKSQTPKKIPITLTPPMPFEDVTFDSGGGRVHGWFIPARADIPKPWPLVIIAHGWGSNRSRVLRYARPIWEAGYALFMYDVRSHGASDPVRAASAYLFRDDLLAALQYTTARPEIDADAIGVLGHSLGGLGTILAVTEGIPVSAVITDSMPSQFEVIVSSELRRRRLPLFPLAQLIPRIWFWRLGESLKSYRQRDPVIMLNERRRGMQLPMLMVHSKGDNFIPPSELEYFMSKADPPVEQLWVNSGGHSCSEEDPAFWDTVIPFLKTHVQGQKKSNDSSIASS; the protein is encoded by the coding sequence GTGAAAGCTAAAACAATGATAGGCGGCATGCTCGCCGTGGCCGCAGTAACGGCAGGTGGATTATGGAAGGCAGCGGTAAAGAGCCAGACACCCAAGAAGATTCCAATCACACTCACACCCCCAATGCCATTTGAGGATGTGACCTTTGACAGTGGGGGAGGTCGGGTGCATGGCTGGTTCATCCCTGCCAGAGCCGACATTCCGAAACCATGGCCGCTCGTTATTATTGCACATGGCTGGGGCTCCAATCGCTCCCGTGTTCTTCGTTATGCACGGCCGATCTGGGAAGCAGGATATGCCCTGTTTATGTATGATGTCCGCAGCCACGGAGCCAGTGATCCGGTTCGTGCTGCATCTGCCTACTTGTTCCGAGATGATCTGCTCGCGGCGTTGCAGTATACGACTGCACGACCAGAGATTGATGCGGATGCCATCGGAGTGCTTGGACATTCTTTGGGTGGACTAGGTACGATTCTTGCAGTGACGGAGGGAATTCCTGTATCAGCAGTGATTACGGACTCGATGCCATCGCAATTTGAGGTAATCGTCAGTTCAGAGCTGAGACGCCGACGGCTGCCCTTGTTTCCACTGGCCCAGTTAATTCCGAGAATCTGGTTCTGGCGACTGGGTGAATCTCTGAAATCTTATCGTCAGCGTGATCCGGTGATCATGCTGAATGAACGGCGCAGGGGGATGCAACTGCCGATGCTTATGGTGCACTCCAAGGGAGATAATTTCATTCCCCCGAGTGAGCTTGAATATTTTATGTCCAAAGCCGATCCACCTGTAGAACAGCTATGGGTCAACAGCGGAGGACACAGTTGTTCCGAGGAAGATCCCGCCTTCTGGGATACCGTTATTCCCTTTTTGAAAACTCATGTCCAAGGTCAGAAGAAGTCGAACGATTCGTCTATAGCGAGTAGTTAA
- a CDS encoding bifunctional 4-hydroxy-2-oxoglutarate aldolase/2-dehydro-3-deoxy-phosphogluconate aldolase, protein MNLTEVLLESRLVAIVRGISREAAVTAGQGMTSGGIRLMEVTLNTPGAHDIIADWRERHEGKAFVGAGTVLNVQMAKEAVAAGAQFLVSPNVDLSVIEYAVEHGVEIWPGAMTPTEIVAAHEAGARVIKLFPMASLGIPYLREIKAPLNHIPLLATGGATLENIADYYAAGAAAVGLGSALLPREALASGDHEQIAACARRFVEAAEV, encoded by the coding sequence ATGAATTTGACGGAAGTACTATTGGAGTCAAGGCTGGTCGCGATTGTGCGCGGTATAAGCCGTGAAGCGGCAGTAACTGCTGGACAAGGTATGACAAGTGGTGGAATCCGACTGATGGAAGTCACACTGAACACACCTGGAGCACATGATATTATTGCAGACTGGCGTGAGCGACATGAAGGAAAGGCTTTTGTTGGAGCGGGTACGGTACTGAATGTGCAGATGGCGAAGGAAGCAGTTGCTGCAGGCGCACAATTTCTGGTGTCTCCCAATGTCGATCTGTCTGTCATTGAATATGCTGTAGAACATGGTGTCGAGATCTGGCCTGGAGCCATGACACCTACGGAGATTGTCGCTGCTCATGAAGCGGGAGCACGAGTTATAAAGCTGTTTCCGATGGCAAGTCTGGGCATACCGTATCTGCGTGAGATCAAAGCTCCACTGAATCATATTCCACTGCTGGCAACAGGTGGTGCCACACTGGAGAATATTGCTGACTATTACGCAGCAGGCGCTGCTGCAGTGGGTCTGGGAAGTGCACTTTTGCCACGAGAAGCCCTTGCCTCAGGAGATCATGAGCAGATTGCAGCATGTGCACGGAGATTTGTGGAAGCAGCTGAAGTCTAG
- a CDS encoding glycosyltransferase has translation MSTLKKDPLRKSQEESQPQIEPNSHEKENQNEKQHESANENQKESRSNDQPPRRSDQSQETHQSEKHEELSQERILIASPVRQTTPVLREFLDSLHALERTTVKTDYLFVDDNVEEAASNILREFVLQHEGTVIQADEHGSGSPDNKGVYSKDEGGHYWQDEQIWRVAGLKNRILQYARDNHYDAVFLIDSDLVLHPRTLEQLVSSGKDIVSNIFWTRWQPDAREMPQVWLQDEYALFRRGGKTLDGTETEDEGTQTTAFLTQLRIPGCYEVGGLGACTLIRKNVLAAGVSYDQIPNVSFWGEDRHFCIRAQAMGFRLFVDTHLPAYHIYRLSELPGVSAFNRRARRGEETISITLCMIVKNEEASLARCLDSVNGIADEIVIVDTGSTDRTRQIASRYTDRIVDFEWVDDFAAARNYAFDQAKSEYILWLDADDVFEPEDRAKLIALKRSLDPDVDSVTMDYNLSFTADGKVAYSLRRNRLVRRDRQFRWIGAVHEYLAVAGNLLHSDIAVTHKKDKEYTDRNLRIYRKREQAGEEFGPRDLYYFGNELKDHGQHEDAVKYYEKFLDTGLGWVEDQIAACQKIADCEAALERPEQEVTALFRSFAYDLPRAEICCRLGGYFADREDYRKALFWYEQATCAVRPDDPMVVLNEAAWTWMPHLQLCVCYDRMGNRAKAREHNDIALAYHPTHPSMLYNDRYFKDLEKDNVLENA, from the coding sequence GTGAGTACATTGAAGAAAGACCCTTTACGCAAATCGCAAGAAGAATCCCAACCTCAAATAGAGCCGAATTCACATGAGAAAGAGAATCAGAATGAGAAGCAACATGAGAGCGCAAATGAGAATCAGAAAGAGAGCCGGAGTAATGATCAACCGCCCAGACGTTCTGATCAATCGCAGGAAACCCATCAATCGGAAAAGCATGAAGAGCTTAGCCAGGAAAGAATACTGATCGCCAGCCCGGTTCGTCAGACCACTCCGGTGCTCCGTGAATTTCTGGATTCTTTGCATGCACTGGAACGAACCACAGTGAAGACGGACTATCTGTTTGTTGACGATAACGTGGAAGAAGCCGCATCGAATATATTACGTGAATTTGTGCTTCAGCATGAGGGGACGGTTATTCAAGCAGATGAACATGGTAGCGGTAGTCCTGACAACAAAGGGGTGTACAGCAAGGATGAGGGAGGACACTATTGGCAGGATGAGCAGATTTGGCGTGTAGCCGGTTTGAAAAATCGCATATTGCAATATGCACGCGACAATCACTACGATGCGGTTTTCCTGATTGATTCTGACTTGGTGCTGCATCCGCGGACGCTGGAGCAACTTGTATCGAGTGGCAAAGACATTGTATCCAATATCTTTTGGACCCGCTGGCAGCCGGATGCCAGGGAAATGCCGCAGGTATGGCTGCAAGATGAGTATGCTTTGTTTCGCCGCGGTGGCAAAACATTAGACGGAACCGAGACGGAGGACGAGGGCACGCAAACGACTGCTTTTCTAACTCAACTACGGATCCCGGGTTGTTATGAAGTTGGAGGGCTGGGGGCATGTACCCTTATTCGCAAAAATGTTCTGGCAGCTGGAGTTTCATATGACCAGATTCCCAATGTATCCTTCTGGGGCGAAGATCGTCATTTCTGCATCCGTGCTCAGGCAATGGGTTTTCGTTTATTCGTCGATACTCATCTTCCGGCGTACCACATCTATCGTTTGTCCGAACTGCCGGGGGTATCTGCATTTAATCGCAGGGCCAGACGAGGGGAGGAGACGATCAGTATTACCTTGTGTATGATTGTGAAAAATGAAGAAGCTTCCCTCGCCAGATGTCTGGACTCGGTCAACGGCATTGCCGATGAGATTGTAATCGTGGATACCGGTTCGACGGATCGTACCCGTCAGATCGCTTCCAGATATACGGATCGTATCGTTGATTTTGAATGGGTGGATGACTTTGCAGCAGCACGCAACTATGCCTTCGATCAGGCAAAGAGTGAATATATTCTGTGGCTGGATGCTGACGATGTGTTCGAACCGGAAGATCGGGCGAAACTGATCGCCTTGAAACGTTCGCTGGACCCGGATGTTGATAGTGTCACGATGGATTACAACCTGTCATTCACAGCAGATGGCAAGGTAGCCTACAGCCTGCGCAGGAATCGTCTGGTGCGTCGGGATCGGCAATTTCGCTGGATTGGGGCGGTGCATGAATATCTGGCTGTAGCGGGCAATCTGCTGCATAGTGATATAGCGGTTACCCACAAGAAAGATAAGGAGTATACCGATCGGAATCTTCGGATCTATCGCAAAAGGGAACAGGCCGGAGAGGAATTCGGGCCGCGTGACTTGTACTATTTCGGTAATGAGCTGAAGGACCATGGACAGCATGAGGATGCGGTGAAGTACTATGAGAAGTTTCTGGACACCGGACTGGGCTGGGTGGAAGATCAGATTGCTGCTTGCCAGAAAATTGCGGATTGTGAAGCTGCACTTGAACGTCCGGAGCAGGAAGTCACGGCGTTGTTCCGATCATTTGCCTATGATTTGCCAAGAGCCGAGATTTGCTGTCGATTGGGTGGTTATTTTGCCGACCGTGAAGATTATCGCAAGGCCTTGTTCTGGTATGAACAGGCGACTTGTGCTGTACGTCCTGATGATCCTATGGTAGTGCTGAATGAAGCAGCCTGGACCTGGATGCCGCATCTGCAACTATGTGTGTGTTATGACCGGATGGGGAACCGTGCCAAGGCCCGGGAACATAATGATATCGCACTTGCCTATCATCCAACACATCCGAGCATGTTATATAACGATCGTTACTTTAAAGATTTGGAGAAGGATAACGTATTGGAAAACGCTTAG
- a CDS encoding glycosyltransferase family 2 protein, whose product MDEHEEHGRPHITLSMIVRNEENRYLRQALERHRPWIDRAVIIDDGSTDGTVALCRELLDGIPLVLVENAASRFADEVSLRKQQWEETVATNPEWILNLDADEILTSDFGLVRDLLLSGNEDAIYFRLFDMWSETHYREDEFWQAHAYYRPFLIRYHPGMSYEWKETPQHCGRFPLTIQHWSYGCHAPRVKHYGWAREEDRIRKYERYQALDPEARYGWKEQYESILDQEPRLLAWFE is encoded by the coding sequence TTGGATGAACATGAGGAACATGGAAGACCACATATTACCTTGTCGATGATCGTTCGTAATGAGGAGAATCGCTATCTCAGGCAGGCATTGGAGAGACATCGTCCCTGGATTGATCGCGCAGTAATCATTGATGACGGAAGCACAGATGGGACGGTCGCGCTGTGCAGGGAACTTCTGGACGGTATTCCACTCGTATTAGTGGAGAACGCTGCTTCACGTTTTGCAGACGAGGTAAGCTTGAGAAAACAACAATGGGAAGAGACGGTGGCGACCAATCCGGAGTGGATTTTGAATCTGGATGCGGATGAGATTCTAACCAGTGACTTTGGTTTGGTACGGGATCTGCTGCTCAGTGGCAATGAAGATGCGATCTATTTCAGATTGTTTGATATGTGGAGTGAGACGCATTACCGGGAAGATGAGTTCTGGCAGGCGCATGCCTATTATCGGCCATTTCTGATTCGTTATCACCCGGGGATGAGCTATGAATGGAAGGAGACCCCCCAGCATTGCGGTCGTTTTCCGTTAACGATCCAGCATTGGTCCTATGGATGTCATGCTCCCCGGGTGAAGCACTATGGTTGGGCGCGGGAAGAAGACCGCATCCGCAAATATGAACGCTATCAAGCACTGGACCCTGAAGCGAGATACGGTTGGAAGGAACAGTACGAATCGATATTGGATCAAGAGCCACGACTGTTGGCATGGTTCGAATAA
- the xylB gene encoding xylulokinase, giving the protein MSYVIGVDLGTSAVKTVLVNREGKVAFEASEAYPLYQPKAGYSEQNPEDWVEQTIVSLRKLLEVSGVQPSEIEGLSFSGQMHGLVLVDAEGKPLRNAILWNDTRTTAQCRRIEKVLEGKLLSIARNRALEGFTLPKILWVQENEPELLQQASLFLLPKDYVRYRLTGDYAMDYSDAAGTLLLDVAGKQWSNEIAEAFELPISLCPRLVESFEEVGTLLPEIADQTGLAAATKVYAGGADNACGAIGAGILSEGQTMCSIGTSGVVLSYEERKDLDFEGKVHFFNHGEKDAFYIMGVTLAAGYSLSWFKDTFAADKSFDVLLQGIDQVPAGSNGLLFTPYIVGERTPHPDANIRGSFIGMDAGHKLEHFGRAVMEGITFSLRESIDILRGAGKTVNEVISIGGGAKNEAWLQMQADVFNATIVKLESEQGPAMGAAMLAAYGCGWFPSLQECATAFIRPAKSYEPNPETVAVYDGLFALYQEVYGQTRSLNDRLAEYR; this is encoded by the coding sequence ATGAGTTACGTAATTGGCGTCGATCTGGGAACCAGCGCGGTCAAAACCGTGTTGGTCAATCGCGAAGGAAAAGTGGCATTTGAAGCATCCGAGGCATACCCGTTGTACCAGCCCAAGGCTGGATACAGCGAACAAAATCCCGAAGATTGGGTAGAGCAGACCATTGTTTCCTTGCGTAAATTGCTGGAAGTGTCTGGCGTGCAGCCTTCGGAAATCGAGGGATTGAGCTTCTCCGGTCAGATGCACGGACTGGTCTTGGTAGATGCTGAAGGCAAACCGCTACGAAATGCAATCCTGTGGAACGATACACGTACTACGGCTCAGTGCCGTCGCATCGAAAAAGTGCTGGAAGGCAAGCTGTTAAGCATTGCCCGGAACCGTGCACTGGAAGGTTTTACCTTGCCAAAAATTCTGTGGGTTCAGGAGAACGAGCCTGAATTGTTACAGCAAGCATCCTTGTTCCTGTTGCCTAAAGACTATGTGCGTTATCGCCTGACCGGGGATTACGCTATGGATTATTCTGATGCAGCGGGAACTTTGCTACTGGACGTTGCAGGCAAACAGTGGAGCAACGAGATTGCAGAAGCATTCGAGCTGCCAATCTCCCTTTGCCCACGTCTTGTGGAATCGTTTGAGGAAGTGGGCACGTTGCTGCCTGAGATTGCGGATCAAACAGGTCTGGCGGCTGCAACGAAAGTATATGCAGGTGGCGCGGATAATGCATGTGGTGCCATTGGCGCAGGTATTCTGAGTGAAGGACAGACGATGTGCAGCATCGGGACGTCCGGGGTTGTGCTTTCCTACGAAGAGCGCAAAGATCTCGATTTCGAAGGCAAAGTACACTTTTTTAACCACGGCGAGAAAGATGCCTTCTATATTATGGGTGTAACACTTGCTGCAGGATATAGCTTGTCCTGGTTCAAGGATACGTTTGCAGCGGACAAATCATTTGATGTGCTCTTGCAGGGCATCGATCAAGTTCCGGCGGGCAGCAACGGATTGTTGTTCACACCATATATCGTTGGGGAGCGTACACCTCATCCGGATGCGAATATCCGTGGCAGCTTCATCGGTATGGATGCAGGGCACAAGCTGGAGCACTTTGGACGTGCGGTGATGGAGGGCATTACCTTCTCGCTGCGCGAGTCCATTGACATTCTGCGTGGTGCAGGCAAAACAGTTAATGAAGTCATCTCCATTGGTGGCGGTGCCAAGAACGAAGCTTGGTTGCAAATGCAGGCGGATGTTTTTAACGCCACGATTGTGAAGCTGGAGAGCGAACAAGGTCCTGCGATGGGGGCAGCAATGCTGGCTGCCTATGGCTGTGGCTGGTTCCCGTCCTTGCAGGAATGTGCAACAGCATTTATTCGTCCAGCGAAGTCCTATGAGCCGAACCCGGAAACAGTTGCCGTCTATGATGGACTGTTTGCACTGTACCAGGAAGTCTATGGACAGACACGTAGTCTCAATGATCGTTTGGCTGAATACCGTTAA
- the xylA gene encoding xylose isomerase, translating into MAYFESVNKIAFEGKDSKNPFAFKHYNPEEVVAGKSMEEHFRFGMAYWHTLTAGGSDPFGAETAVRSWDKYSGLDLAKVRVEAAFEFLEKMNLPFFCFHDVDIAPEGNNLREFYSNIDTIVDLIEDHMKSSGKKLLWNTANMFSNPRFMFGAASTCNADVYAHAAAQIKKGLEVGKRLGAENYVFWGGREGYDTLLNTDMQLEQDNIARMFHMAVDYAKEIGFDAQFLIEPKPKEPTKHQYDYDAATSIAFLQKYGLDKHFKLNLEANHATLAGHTFDHEIRVARTNGMLGSLDANQGDMLIGWDTDEFPVDMYDATLTMYEVLKNGGIGRGGVNFDAKVRRGSFEADDLFLAHIAGMDTYAKGLKVAAKLIEDRVFDDFIEKRYSSFSEGIGADVVAGKATLASLAEYALNNESPRKNQSGRQELLRAQLNQYILAD; encoded by the coding sequence ATGGCCTATTTTGAATCCGTTAATAAAATTGCATTTGAAGGTAAAGATTCCAAGAATCCTTTTGCTTTTAAACATTATAATCCGGAAGAAGTGGTAGCCGGCAAATCGATGGAAGAACATTTCCGTTTCGGCATGGCTTACTGGCATACATTAACTGCAGGCGGCAGTGACCCGTTTGGTGCGGAGACAGCTGTTCGTTCGTGGGATAAATACTCGGGTCTGGACCTCGCGAAAGTACGAGTGGAAGCGGCATTTGAATTTTTGGAAAAAATGAATCTCCCGTTCTTTTGTTTCCACGATGTGGACATTGCACCAGAAGGCAACAACCTGCGTGAGTTCTACAGCAACATTGATACAATTGTTGATCTGATTGAAGATCATATGAAATCCAGCGGCAAAAAACTGCTCTGGAACACGGCGAACATGTTCTCGAACCCACGCTTCATGTTTGGTGCAGCATCCACTTGCAACGCAGATGTGTATGCTCACGCAGCAGCACAGATCAAAAAAGGTCTGGAAGTTGGTAAACGTCTGGGCGCTGAAAACTATGTATTCTGGGGCGGTCGTGAAGGTTACGACACATTGCTGAACACAGACATGCAACTGGAGCAAGACAACATTGCTCGCATGTTCCACATGGCTGTAGACTACGCGAAGGAAATTGGCTTTGATGCACAATTCCTGATCGAGCCTAAACCAAAAGAGCCAACGAAACACCAATATGATTATGATGCAGCAACTTCCATTGCTTTCTTGCAAAAATACGGTTTGGACAAACACTTCAAACTCAACCTGGAAGCGAACCATGCTACTCTGGCTGGTCATACATTCGATCACGAAATCCGCGTTGCTCGTACAAACGGCATGCTCGGATCCCTCGATGCAAACCAAGGCGATATGTTGATCGGTTGGGATACGGATGAGTTCCCGGTTGATATGTACGATGCTACGTTGACAATGTATGAAGTATTGAAAAACGGCGGTATCGGCCGTGGTGGTGTGAACTTTGACGCGAAAGTACGTCGTGGTTCCTTCGAAGCTGACGATCTGTTCCTGGCACACATTGCAGGTATGGACACGTATGCAAAAGGTCTGAAAGTAGCAGCGAAGTTGATTGAAGATCGCGTATTCGATGACTTCATCGAAAAACGTTACAGCAGCTTCAGCGAAGGTATTGGTGCAGATGTGGTTGCAGGTAAAGCAACACTGGCTTCCCTTGCTGAGTACGCGTTGAACAACGAAAGCCCACGCAAAAACCAATCCGGACGTCAGGAATTGCTGAGAGCACAACTTAACCAGTACATCTTGGCTGACTAA